A stretch of the Paramormyrops kingsleyae isolate MSU_618 chromosome 16, PKINGS_0.4, whole genome shotgun sequence genome encodes the following:
- the LOC140578763 gene encoding uncharacterized protein, whose translation MDYLSLNQTTPPGFTFVENPRSKGRGGGTAVILKKDIKLTPLSLSNFHSFEYTAFKLSGPSPLVTAVIYRSPKPDPSFLTDLTDFLTQLSAISSSILLLGDFNFHIDNVNSKPAAEFMDLLQFFNITQYVNFPTHTHGHILDLVCSNGPTINNLSSHNLCISDHFAITFNIQIPLTAHKAKRTITFRNLKSIDTTALSVLLSSKLPTFPSPLSDNPSELVTHYNNTLSYCLDELAPTKTKTVSFTYTAPWYTPELHQMKSRKRQLERLYKKSGLTVHLQIYTDYIQQYKDTLNSARSKYYSNLIYSGSNNPKALFSTINTLLKPNNTTSSSFTTDKCNQFQSFFQSKIDSVYSSIDLSSSHTVPPDPPPPHQQLSHFTPISPAHLTKLFSGIKTSTCSLDPIPSPLIKACLPVLSPLITQIINSSLSSGSVPQSLKLAAITPILKKPTLDPDNCANFRPISNLPFLSKILERVVAAQLQTHLTFNSLYEPFQSGFRPKHSTETALLKITNDLLLSSDSGHLSILILLDLTAAFDTISHSILLSRLKNLLNITGSALFWLQSYLTNRQQFIHINHCSSTIAPVQQGVPQGSVLGPLLFILYILPLGNIIRRHGLRFHCYADDIQLYISTTSINPSIHSTLSHCLTDIKNWMNHNFLKLNSDKTDFIIIGPHNITKSSLHSTVHFDNTILSPSPLIRNLGVLLDPTLSFEPHVKHITRTTFFHLKNIARLRPSLTFSAAETLIHAFITSRIDYCNSILYGSPSKTLNRLQYIQNSAARLLTQTRSREHITPVLQKLHWLPVPQRIHFKILLITFKALHNLAPSYLTDLLHHHTPSRSLRSSSSNLLSLPCRTKLRTWGDRAFSIAAPTLWNSLPKSLRDCSDLPTFKKELKTHLFKIAFNV comes from the coding sequence ATGGACTATCTCTCCCTAAATCAGACCACACCCCCTGGATTCACTTTTGTTGAAAACCCCCGTTCTAAAGGGCGTGGCGGCGGCACagctgttattttaaaaaaagacatcaaattaacccctctctctctctcaaactTTCACTCATTTGAATATACTGCTTTCAAACTGTCCGGTCCATCTCCACTTGTAACTGCTGTTATTTACCGCTCGCCGAAACCTGACCCCTCATTCCTAACAGACCTCACAGATTTTCTGACTCAGTTAAGTGCCATATCATCTTCCATCCTTCTGCTTGGTGACTTTAATTTCCACATTGACAATGTCAACTCCAAACCCGCTGCTGAATTCATGGACCTTCTTCAATTCTTCAACATTACTCAATATGTTAATTTCCCCACTCATACTCATGGTCACATTCTTGATTTGGTTTGCTCCAATGGTCCCACAATCAACAATCTCTCCAGCCATAATCTTTGCATATCTGACCACTTTGCCATAACTTTTAACATACAAATCCCACTCACAGCCCATAAAGCAAAACGTACAATAACCTTCAGAAATCTAAAATCCATTGACACTACTGCTCTTTCTGTTCTTCTTTCCTCTAAACTGCCTACCTTCCCTTCCCCTCTGTCTGATAACCCTTCTGAACTTGTCACTCATTACAATAATACCCTCTCCTACTGTCTTGACGAACTGGCCCCCACCAAAACTAAAACCGTCTCTTTCACTTATACTGCCCCCTGGTACACTCCTGAACTTCATCAAATGAAGTCTCGTAAGCGCCAGCTTGAGAGACTGTACAAGAAATCTGGTTTAACTGTTCATCTCCAAATTTACACAGATTACATACAGCAATACAAAGACACATTAAACTCTGCCCGGTCCAAATACTACTCCAACCTCATCTACTCAGGTTCCAATAACCCTAAAGCTCTCTTTTCCacaataaacacactcctaaagcCTAACAATACTACCTCATCTTCCTTCACCACTGACAAATGCAATCAATTTCAATCATTTTTTCAATCCAAAATAGATTCTGTTTACAGTTCAATTGACCTTTCCTCCTCCCACACTGTTCCACCTGATCCTCCTCCGCCCCATCAACAGCTCTCTCATTTCACACCCATTTCCCCTGCTCACCTGACAAAACTGTTTTCTGGCATTAAAACTTCCACATGTTCCTTGGACCCTATTCCCTCTCCTCTCATCAAAGCCTGTCTTCCTGTTCTCTCTCCACTGATCACCCAAATTATAaactcctccctttcctccggTTCTGTTCCACAGTCTCTCAAGCTGGCTGCTATTACCCCCATTCTCAAAAAACCTACCCTCGACCCCGACAACTGTGCTAATTTCCGTCCCATATCCAACCTCCCCTTTCTGTCTAAAATCCTGGAACGTGTAGTTGCCGCCCAACTCCAAACCCACCTTACTTTCAACAGTCTCTATGAACCATTCCAGTCTGGATTCCGTCCTAAACACAGCACCGAAACAGCTCTACTCAAAATCACTAATGACCTTCTTCTCTCCTCTGACTCTGGCCACCTctccatcctcatcctcctggacctcactgcagccttcGACACAATCAGTCACTCCATCCTCCTGTCTCGCCTCAAAAATTTACTGAACATCACCGGCTCTGCTCTCTTCTGGCTCCAGTCCTATCTGACAAATCGGCAACAGTTTATCCACATTAATCATTGCTCATCTACCATAGCCCCCGTGCAGCAGGGGGTTCCCCAGGGTTCGGTGCTTGGTCCTCTCCTTTTCATTCTCTACATCCTCCCTCTCGGCAATATCATTCGTCGTCACGGTCTCCGCTTTCATTGCTACGCTGACGACATCCAACTTTACATCTCCACAACATCCATCAACCCCAGCATCCACTCCACTCTCTCCCACTGTCTAACAGACATTAAAAACTGGATGAATCATAATTTCCTCAAACTAAACAGCGACAAAACAGACTTCATCATCATCGGTCCACACAACATCACCAAATCCTCACTACATTCTACTGTGCACTTTGATAACACCATACTCTCTCCATCCCCACTCATCCGTAACCTCGGTGTACTCCTAGATCCCACTCTTTCATTTGAACCCCACGTCAAGCACATAACCCGGACTACATTCTTTCACCTTAAAAACATAGCCCGTCTCCGCCCATCACTCACCTTCTCTGCCGCTGAAACTCTCATCCACGCATTCATCACATCCAGAATCGATTACTGCAATAGCATCCTCTACGGTTCACCATCCAAAACTCTTAACAGACTACAGTATATTCAGAATTCCGCTGCCCGGCTCCTTACCCAAACCCGCTCACGTGAACACATCACCCCTGTCCTCCAAAAGCTTCACTGGCTCCCCGTCCCTCAGCGCATCCACTTCAAAATCCTTCTCATCACATTCAAAGCACTCCACAACCTGGCCCCTTCTTACCTCACAGACCTGCTCCATCACCACACTCCATCTCGCTCCCTACGCTCATCCAGCTCGAACCTCCTGTCCCTGCCCTGTAGGACCAAGCTCCGAACCTGGGGGGACAGAGCCTTCTCCATCGCTGCCCCCACCCTTTGGAACTCACTGCCCAAATCCCTCCGCGACTGCTCTGATCTCCCTACTTTTAAGAAAGAACTCAAAACTCACCTGtttaaaattgcttttaatGTTTGA